One window of the Candidatus Flexicrinis proximus genome contains the following:
- a CDS encoding response regulator transcription factor, which translates to MTTHILIADSSSLTVVGAETLLKGRADTEITKVENGSALLKAAETAQPDLILIGDRFDPLIDTLALVERIHRAAPSIRVIVMGTPSDGLLIRDYFAVGAIGYLMVGDDLTTCLRKAVELALKNRPYLSPTANAEYLVAMKSPLRDWKLDAEARTVLRLLARGSNIADIANQLNIPLRRAYWVRLKLRRRFGASTNEHLISMALQEGYTFRTS; encoded by the coding sequence ATGACAACGCATATCCTGATCGCGGACAGCAGCAGTCTGACCGTCGTTGGCGCGGAAACGCTGCTCAAGGGACGCGCCGACACAGAGATCACCAAAGTCGAAAATGGCAGCGCCTTACTCAAGGCTGCCGAAACCGCTCAACCCGACCTCATCCTTATCGGAGATCGCTTTGATCCGCTCATCGACACACTGGCACTGGTCGAGCGGATCCACCGCGCTGCGCCGTCGATACGCGTCATCGTCATGGGCACGCCGAGCGACGGGCTGCTCATCCGCGACTATTTCGCGGTCGGTGCAATCGGCTATCTGATGGTCGGGGACGATCTGACGACCTGCCTGCGCAAAGCCGTGGAGCTGGCGCTGAAGAATCGTCCCTATCTCTCGCCAACGGCGAATGCCGAGTATCTGGTCGCCATGAAGTCGCCGCTGCGCGACTGGAAGCTCGACGCCGAAGCCCGTACGGTGCTCCGGCTTCTGGCGCGCGGTTCCAATATTGCCGACATTGCCAACCAATTGAACATCCCCTTGCGGCGCGCCTATTGGGTGCGCCTGAAACTCCGCCGGCGTTTTGGCGCCAGCACCAACGAGCACCTGATCAGTATGGCGCTGCAGGAAGGCTATACCTTCCGCA